In a single window of the Thermofilum uzonense genome:
- a CDS encoding helicase HerA domain-containing protein has translation MRARWFAAGVPSVDGVWIEPIIVSCSRFALANYGRGLMVGVPSEQAPRFLQAAEEYGWRLTPVQEPGLPPAKPYSIPVWPVTRGPRLGGVVCHAKPAGGWVVRLERAFIDRRTGLRIQMPRSVQEARDTAIQYGTVYKCFAFTFGEGGDARLSRLLERLDMPLLAKISRARVTPLDVANLTRDLTHGEYEPPLPKMVESVQNVLRGLFFVRLVDGYNLRFARGMDNSLAIIGAPGTGKSVLLDYMLSHVPEDYNVLVLDATGEHAGLKAFGYEVALSGLDVKLNPLALGEAEALEVVAGAIEAYWGERLTPIVLHTLQSCLRGAEDLAEALGRAEEVALSSQREDERNAAAALLRRLQPLLSPSLLGFEPLPTGRLVLDLSVVPGEEAKTAFTLTLLYGVYAAARRGEWDGIVVVDEADRLGDTEIVNRIADELRKYNVSIWAVGHSVSRVAKKLMDARVRLFFASSDPENIRYLQMLNVKADPSRLQTGQALILARGEPYRLISITVPREILEARGAWRPRRPLSIHETAEKHGVSVVELMRLLSRTNCIALARFTAGKSTPEDRALLAQLKAREGGRLTRLGEALLELCRQAYAKKH, from the coding sequence GTGAGGGCTAGGTGGTTTGCAGCCGGCGTGCCCAGCGTAGATGGCGTGTGGATAGAGCCGATCATCGTATCATGTTCGAGGTTCGCGCTGGCGAACTACGGGAGGGGCCTGATGGTGGGGGTGCCCTCGGAGCAGGCGCCCCGATTCCTTCAAGCCGCAGAGGAGTACGGCTGGAGGTTAACGCCCGTGCAGGAACCCGGCCTGCCGCCGGCCAAGCCCTACAGCATCCCTGTTTGGCCCGTCACGCGTGGCCCCCGCCTCGGGGGCGTGGTGTGCCACGCGAAGCCTGCGGGAGGGTGGGTGGTGAGGCTGGAGAGGGCGTTCATCGACAGGAGGACTGGGCTACGTATACAGATGCCCCGCAGCGTGCAGGAGGCTAGGGACACCGCGATACAGTACGGCACCGTCTACAAGTGCTTCGCCTTCACCTTCGGGGAGGGTGGGGACGCTCGGCTTTCGAGGCTGCTTGAGAGGCTGGACATGCCTCTGCTGGCGAAGATATCCAGGGCGAGGGTGACGCCGCTCGACGTCGCGAACCTGACGCGGGATCTTACACATGGAGAGTACGAGCCCCCGCTGCCCAAGATGGTTGAGAGCGTACAGAACGTGCTAAGGGGCTTGTTCTTTGTAAGGCTGGTAGACGGCTATAATCTTCGCTTCGCCCGCGGCATGGACAACAGCCTCGCGATCATCGGGGCCCCGGGGACGGGCAAGAGCGTGCTGCTGGACTACATGCTCTCTCACGTGCCGGAGGACTACAACGTGCTGGTGCTCGACGCAACAGGCGAGCACGCCGGGCTCAAGGCCTTCGGGTACGAGGTGGCGCTGTCAGGCCTTGACGTCAAGCTGAACCCGCTCGCACTCGGCGAGGCTGAGGCACTGGAAGTCGTCGCCGGGGCCATCGAAGCGTATTGGGGCGAGCGGCTCACGCCGATAGTTTTGCACACGCTACAGAGCTGCCTGAGGGGCGCCGAGGACCTCGCTGAGGCGCTGGGCCGAGCGGAGGAGGTGGCACTGAGCAGCCAGCGAGAAGACGAGCGGAATGCGGCCGCCGCACTGCTTAGAAGGCTTCAACCCCTCTTGAGCCCTTCCCTGCTTGGCTTTGAGCCCCTGCCGACGGGTAGGCTGGTGCTAGACCTGAGCGTTGTGCCCGGGGAGGAGGCTAAGACCGCCTTCACGCTGACGCTGCTCTACGGGGTGTACGCGGCGGCCAGGCGCGGAGAGTGGGACGGTATTGTGGTGGTGGACGAGGCTGACAGGCTGGGGGACACTGAAATAGTGAACCGGATCGCGGACGAGCTGAGGAAGTACAACGTCTCGATATGGGCTGTAGGCCACAGCGTGTCACGCGTCGCTAAAAAGCTGATGGACGCCAGGGTTAGGTTATTCTTCGCCTCCAGCGACCCCGAGAACATACGCTACCTACAAATGCTTAACGTCAAGGCTGACCCTTCACGGCTCCAGACGGGGCAGGCGTTAATCCTAGCAAGGGGCGAGCCATACAGGCTGATAAGTATAACCGTGCCCCGCGAGATACTCGAGGCGAGAGGGGCGTGGAGGCCCAGGAGGCCACTATCCATCCACGAGACAGCCGAGAAGCACGGCGTGAGCGTTGTAGAGCTTATGCGCCTGCTAAGCAGGACGAATTGCATAGCACTGGCACGCTTCACGGCGGGGAAAAGCACGCCTGAGGACAGGGCACTCCTAGCACAGCTCAAGGCAAGGGAGGGGGGC
- a CDS encoding helicase C-terminal domain-containing protein encodes MRVLEVFEKAGLKPRPGQVEAAEALAGVEGDALLVAPTGFGKTLAVLSAFRSSGRLPVLWLVRSLELGSRISGDALRLDLKPFIAAGRARSCSVKTDDPEEYCLINRSRCPFFQNLKEGVPDLFYTSWEEIPSHLCRYYAQDFYIAAADVVVQNYRRRVVGSYRAVVVDEAHNLLKPNIVEIKGLGEALDALDALNPELGEKIRGIINKGVASIDLDVIEETLIVYREEFAKGSFMARRLLPLVRFLKAASRGIVYREEGKVMVALPPWRPSIGPRIYLSATIPKPIEDLFQAAVIRVPSEPRKALVVGDVTTKYGEETIWGYMKLLSSLKKRHKRILAFATDRIIVKLVSVIDFLDEKPPDDWRGLAMFNVFGRFSEGVDLPADAVVMVGAPFLPPDVTERLRKYYYRMGIDPDNAWWIPMVTATLQAIGRATRSPEASPEIILADYRFKKFAKYFEPVLHIQDS; translated from the coding sequence TTGCGTGTCCTAGAGGTATTCGAGAAGGCCGGGCTTAAGCCTAGGCCCGGACAGGTTGAGGCTGCTGAGGCTTTAGCTGGTGTCGAGGGTGATGCATTACTGGTAGCGCCCACAGGGTTTGGAAAAACCCTTGCCGTATTGTCTGCTTTTAGATCTTCTGGGAGGCTTCCTGTCTTGTGGCTGGTGAGGAGCCTGGAGCTCGGAAGTAGGATAAGCGGGGATGCCTTAAGGCTAGACTTGAAGCCCTTCATCGCAGCCGGGAGGGCCAGGTCCTGCAGCGTGAAGACGGACGACCCGGAAGAATACTGCTTGATTAACAGGTCACGCTGCCCCTTCTTCCAAAACTTGAAAGAGGGGGTTCCAGACCTCTTCTATACGAGTTGGGAGGAGATACCCTCCCATCTCTGCAGGTACTATGCACAAGACTTCTACATCGCCGCCGCCGACGTAGTGGTTCAGAACTATAGGCGGAGAGTAGTTGGAAGCTACAGAGCAGTAGTTGTGGACGAGGCACATAACCTCTTGAAGCCCAACATTGTTGAGATAAAGGGTTTAGGAGAGGCCCTAGACGCCCTAGACGCACTGAACCCGGAACTGGGGGAGAAGATAAGAGGGATTATCAATAAGGGGGTAGCCTCAATAGACTTGGATGTCATAGAAGAGACGCTCATCGTTTACAGGGAAGAATTCGCGAAGGGGTCATTCATGGCCCGGAGACTACTACCCCTGGTAAGGTTTCTCAAAGCCGCTTCTAGGGGAATCGTCTACAGGGAAGAGGGTAAAGTCATGGTCGCCCTGCCTCCCTGGAGGCCCAGCATCGGCCCCCGCATCTACCTTAGCGCTACTATTCCTAAACCCATCGAAGACCTCTTTCAAGCCGCCGTTATCCGGGTGCCTTCAGAGCCGAGGAAGGCCCTCGTGGTCGGCGACGTGACCACTAAGTACGGGGAGGAGACGATATGGGGGTACATGAAGCTGCTTTCAAGCCTGAAAAAGAGGCATAAACGCATCCTGGCATTCGCGACTGACAGGATCATAGTCAAACTGGTGAGCGTAATAGACTTTCTCGACGAAAAGCCCCCGGACGACTGGCGCGGCCTGGCAATGTTTAATGTCTTCGGGCGTTTCAGCGAGGGGGTAGACCTGCCGGCAGACGCTGTTGTAATGGTTGGGGCCCCCTTCCTTCCACCCGACGTGACGGAGCGCCTGCGAAAGTACTACTACCGGATGGGCATCGACCCCGACAACGCCTGGTGGATACCCATGGTTACAGCAACACTCCAGGCTATAGGCAGGGCCACGCGCAGCCCAGAGGCAAGCCCAGAGATCATTCTCGCCGACTACCGCTTCAAAAAGTTCGCCAAATACTTCGAGCCAGTACTCCACATTCAAGATTCCTAG
- a CDS encoding helicase HerA domain-containing protein has protein sequence MKLFSLRVWGTRVKKAFSDRRQSPRAAAPHPQGALWGRAKVTDLLMRSPSHIALIGRTGSGKTTAAKWLVTAAITFGVKVHILDFDNEYSDLPLPRFTPPFIITSSAPLPWLLAQMERPGEGGHGIALAVASASAASLEAVERELRAMYNDRTATAAAARLRVLKKYIVLNNDEPPAPGIWDLSMIPDPEERAMLSQFLASYIVAASPGTHPSLLVIEEAGMGATQYFLRSLLYLSRRRGVRIIYISHALPPTELIADFDLLLFDAGSIAYKLLSELRLPIPAPAGLRPGEAWWVRGTKARKIQFPPWVKI, from the coding sequence ATGAAGCTTTTTTCCCTCCGGGTTTGGGGGACCCGGGTTAAGAAAGCGTTCAGTGACCGCCGCCAAAGCCCCCGGGCGGCGGCACCGCACCCCCAGGGGGCGCTGTGGGGGAGGGCGAAAGTCACAGACCTCCTCATGCGCTCCCCGTCCCACATTGCCCTAATAGGGAGGACGGGGAGTGGGAAGACAACTGCGGCAAAGTGGCTCGTTACCGCTGCCATCACCTTTGGTGTCAAAGTTCACATCCTGGACTTCGACAATGAATACAGCGATTTGCCTCTACCTCGCTTCACACCGCCCTTCATTATTACCTCCAGTGCCCCGCTCCCCTGGCTCTTAGCACAGATGGAAAGGCCGGGGGAGGGGGGACATGGCATCGCCCTTGCCGTGGCATCGGCATCGGCAGCATCCCTGGAGGCGGTCGAGCGCGAGCTGCGGGCCATGTACAACGACCGAACCGCCACAGCTGCGGCGGCGCGTCTCCGGGTACTGAAGAAGTACATCGTTTTGAACAACGACGAGCCCCCCGCTCCGGGGATCTGGGACCTATCGATGATCCCGGATCCCGAGGAGCGGGCGATGCTCTCCCAGTTTTTGGCAAGTTATATCGTTGCCGCCTCTCCCGGCACCCATCCCAGCCTCCTGGTGATTGAGGAGGCCGGGATGGGGGCCACACAATATTTTCTACGTTCACTCCTTTACTTGTCGCGGCGGCGGGGTGTGCGTATCATTTACATCTCGCACGCCCTGCCGCCCACAGAGCTCATCGCAGATTTTGACTTACTGCTGTTTGATGCCGGTTCGATAGCTTACAAACTCCTGTCAGAACTTCGCTTGCCTATCCCCGCGCCCGCCGGGCTGAGGCCTGGCGAGGCTTGGTGGGTGCGGGGAACAAAAGCACGGAAAATACAATTTCCACCCTGGGTGAAAATATGA
- a CDS encoding helicase HerA domain-containing protein: MIPYLPGLRDLIVLLVIVVLALLALTVSPQLPLLALSILLAYIVYTRREWILELLYGERVLLLHPALVEFVEVKGRRDHAVIRQAKKTLYAASLRVNDYDPPQNLGRAAERFIASLHNPSTRVSIAARLQEGGYYYYVTMYSEDKHVLREAIASTHRQLLANGVYVQAADPAEFLPHESRLFGLCAPRFTLLAAGILVAVALTHAPLLALAAIPLLPLIPFDLKVARGGETVVVEPLVELEYRSTLADEAAAASAVRVVSTLSMTVPEGAMLLASLAPADIALLEAQARRAMEVLDAARAGVGRLAHEFKAMRIFTLWRRLQEGAAPFHVSLASTPDLARELMKAGFTPKHRSRISALRVLGVLPSYPDIYISHQLAPLSPYAFLRPRTRRTPKAVYLGHGLRKDEEVWLELDLLENVHGLIVGPMGSGKSTTARTLALRALKHGYTPIIIDPSGEYRLWAKAGFEVVDLWDRQLDISRVSPDDLRRAFDYISPLTDYEFLVLKRALEAGKSLWELNMGKLELIKPYFSRATLRVEDLLDSGKPFILCLGSTSSGRYVPIPVEYQRFAVSVMLAMMRDHVIAKGVQEPKWLLIVDEAHLFARPPHREREAEVVTLARMLRKFGLAVILITHDWRDVDETYIRHCGWKLALSHSSPEYVQDTAFYMSLTPAELTWFQRGLRGRAVLRRGFEPHNVLLEIEPEEYAKPEVYSQLA, translated from the coding sequence GTGATACCATATCTCCCAGGCCTAAGAGACTTAATCGTGCTTTTAGTTATAGTTGTACTAGCCCTGCTGGCACTAACCGTGAGCCCACAGCTCCCACTCTTAGCGCTTTCAATCCTTCTCGCCTACATAGTATATACCAGGAGGGAGTGGATTCTTGAGTTGCTCTACGGGGAGCGCGTCCTCCTCCTCCACCCAGCATTGGTTGAGTTTGTAGAGGTCAAGGGGCGGCGAGACCACGCTGTCATACGCCAGGCCAAGAAAACACTATACGCTGCCTCGCTACGCGTCAACGACTATGATCCTCCCCAAAACCTGGGGCGTGCTGCGGAGCGTTTCATCGCGTCGCTCCACAACCCATCAACCCGTGTCAGCATCGCTGCAAGGCTACAGGAGGGCGGCTACTACTACTATGTGACAATGTATTCTGAGGACAAGCACGTGCTCCGCGAGGCAATAGCATCCACGCACAGGCAGCTCCTAGCGAACGGCGTCTACGTCCAGGCAGCCGACCCCGCTGAGTTCCTGCCGCACGAGTCCAGGCTCTTCGGGCTCTGCGCTCCACGCTTCACGCTCCTCGCGGCCGGGATACTAGTAGCCGTGGCGCTGACCCACGCGCCCCTTCTCGCACTCGCAGCGATACCCCTCCTGCCGCTCATACCCTTCGACCTCAAGGTCGCGAGGGGCGGCGAGACGGTTGTCGTCGAGCCTCTGGTCGAGCTCGAGTACCGTAGCACGCTCGCCGACGAGGCGGCAGCCGCCTCAGCGGTTCGAGTAGTTTCAACCCTGTCCATGACGGTGCCCGAGGGCGCGATGTTGCTCGCCTCGCTAGCCCCCGCGGACATAGCGCTGCTAGAGGCTCAAGCCAGGAGGGCCATGGAGGTACTCGACGCCGCGAGGGCCGGGGTGGGAAGACTAGCCCACGAGTTCAAGGCTATGAGGATATTCACTCTATGGCGTAGGCTGCAGGAGGGCGCCGCGCCGTTCCACGTCAGCCTCGCCTCCACACCGGATCTCGCCAGGGAGCTCATGAAGGCCGGTTTCACCCCGAAGCACCGGTCACGCATATCGGCGTTGAGAGTGCTTGGAGTCCTACCCTCGTACCCCGACATATACATCAGCCACCAGCTCGCCCCGCTGAGCCCCTACGCCTTCCTTCGCCCCCGCACGAGGCGCACGCCCAAGGCAGTATACCTGGGCCACGGGCTTCGTAAGGACGAGGAGGTGTGGCTGGAGCTCGACCTCCTGGAGAACGTGCACGGGCTCATCGTGGGGCCCATGGGTAGCGGTAAGAGTACTACCGCGCGCACGCTGGCGCTCAGGGCGTTGAAGCATGGGTATACGCCTATCATAATCGACCCATCGGGGGAGTACAGGCTGTGGGCCAAAGCGGGGTTCGAGGTAGTCGACCTCTGGGACCGGCAGCTCGACATCTCGCGTGTCTCACCGGACGACCTCCGCCGCGCCTTCGATTATATTAGCCCGTTGACGGACTACGAGTTTCTAGTCTTGAAGAGGGCATTAGAGGCGGGGAAGAGTCTTTGGGAGCTGAACATGGGAAAGCTGGAGCTGATTAAGCCGTACTTCTCACGCGCTACGCTCAGGGTTGAAGACCTGCTAGACTCGGGTAAGCCGTTCATACTATGCCTAGGCTCCACGTCCAGCGGGAGGTACGTGCCAATCCCGGTGGAGTACCAGCGTTTCGCCGTCTCGGTCATGCTGGCTATGATGCGGGACCACGTCATCGCCAAGGGGGTTCAAGAGCCAAAGTGGCTGCTCATCGTCGACGAGGCCCACCTCTTCGCGAGGCCGCCCCACCGCGAGCGGGAGGCGGAGGTGGTAACGCTGGCGAGGATGCTGCGGAAGTTCGGCCTGGCAGTAATCCTCATTACGCATGACTGGCGGGACGTGGACGAGACGTACATAAGACACTGCGGCTGGAAGCTAGCGCTCTCGCACAGCTCTCCGGAGTACGTGCAGGACACGGCGTTCTACATGTCGTTGACGCCTGCTGAGCTGACGTGGTTTCAGCGAGGCCTGAGGGGCAGGGCCGTCCTCAGGAGGGGCTTCGAGCCTCATAACGTCCTGCTGGAGATCGAGCCGGAGGAGTACGCGAAGCCCGAGGTATACTCGCAATTAGCATGA